A window of the Candidatus Hydrogenedentota bacterium genome harbors these coding sequences:
- a CDS encoding ABC transporter ATP-binding protein: MSSDAPALRLQNISKIYQIYDAPHHRLLQMIYGHRRRFFREFWALRDLNFEVQAGESIGIIGRNGAGKSTLLQIIAGTLTPSIGSCETRGRVTALLELGSGFNPEFTGKENVRLNAAVLGLTDKEIDEKYEDIVAFADIGDFLNQPVKTYSSGMKMRLAFAVQAFIDPEILIIDEALSVGDGAFQIKCMKHMRGMLERQTTVLLVSHSLQTLRSFCSRIIWLDDGKLKMDGDTRDVTSRYSETIFSTAPNGRGKKTNTEKTKAAALADVRSFPVLPLEEVQRTESLRRWGTGEAQVAAFSFYAEEPGIVKSYEFGSTVTLNVEASIKTSLPEEAVALAFAIRNKQGLDIISVSTDRLHVFCDTPEAGTTLRARFSFALRVAPGDYSLILAVAYNEEGRRVYIDYVENAHYFSVLSDEPHYGVYEPEVQAEFL; the protein is encoded by the coding sequence ATGTCCTCTGATGCTCCTGCGCTGCGCCTGCAAAACATAAGTAAGATTTACCAAATCTATGACGCGCCCCACCATCGGCTGCTGCAAATGATCTATGGTCATCGCCGTCGTTTCTTTCGGGAATTCTGGGCGCTCCGTGATCTGAATTTCGAGGTGCAGGCAGGCGAGAGCATCGGCATCATCGGGCGCAACGGCGCAGGAAAGAGTACGCTCCTGCAGATCATAGCGGGCACGTTGACGCCGAGCATCGGCAGTTGCGAAACGCGGGGCAGGGTCACGGCGCTCCTCGAACTGGGCAGCGGTTTCAATCCCGAATTTACGGGCAAAGAAAATGTGCGATTAAATGCGGCTGTCTTGGGTTTGACCGATAAAGAAATTGACGAGAAGTACGAGGACATCGTCGCCTTTGCCGATATCGGTGATTTCCTGAACCAGCCTGTGAAGACCTATTCGAGCGGCATGAAAATGCGTTTAGCTTTTGCGGTGCAGGCTTTTATCGACCCCGAGATTCTTATTATCGATGAAGCCTTGTCCGTCGGCGACGGTGCCTTTCAGATCAAGTGCATGAAACATATGCGCGGTATGCTTGAACGGCAAACCACGGTTTTGCTGGTGAGCCATAGCCTGCAAACCTTGCGGAGCTTTTGTTCCCGTATAATTTGGCTTGACGATGGCAAATTGAAGATGGACGGCGATACACGGGACGTGACCAGCCGTTATAGTGAAACGATTTTCTCCACGGCTCCCAATGGACGGGGAAAGAAGACCAACACAGAAAAAACCAAAGCGGCGGCGTTGGCAGATGTGCGCAGCTTTCCCGTCCTTCCTCTGGAAGAAGTGCAGAGAACAGAATCGCTGCGGCGCTGGGGAACGGGGGAGGCGCAGGTCGCCGCCTTTTCCTTCTATGCGGAAGAGCCCGGTATCGTGAAATCCTATGAATTTGGGAGTACGGTGACCCTTAATGTCGAGGCTTCCATAAAGACGTCGCTGCCCGAGGAGGCAGTTGCCCTCGCCTTTGCCATACGTAATAAACAGGGGCTCGATATCATTTCCGTTAGCACCGACCGGCTCCATGTCTTTTGTGATACGCCTGAGGCGGGAACAACACTGCGCGCCCGATTTTCCTTTGCCCTTCGTGTGGCTCCGGGCGACTACTCTCTGATTCTCGCCGTGGCCTATAATGAAGAAGGTCGCCGCGTTTATATCGATTATGTGGAAAATGCCCATTACTTTTCGGTGCTGTCCGACGAGCCTCATTATGGCGTCTACGAACCGGAAGTGCAGGCGGAATTTCTCTAA
- a CDS encoding methyltransferase domain-containing protein gives MTDTAHINSPAYWDQRFQQDWAANGGEAYTRAYAELCLEFLPEHLQMEIRRGHLQICDWGCAEGEAVSYFSQHFPANLVCGVDVSETAIANGRRKFPELNFQAQDWLAPDAELPSFDVVFSSHVLEHFPHPMTILSEVLGRVATKMIIVLMPYAEDPAKKDPEHAFRFLDTNLPMYWEGWSCAFFRVFDTRTRRGPCWRGEQTLVVYTRDDWMDRSLIVPALNAFRGDRGVLQDDRDTWRRRAEDQEKELLLSAKKLEVQLLHDQNFVRINESLRNQLAAIQQQQATVKQELVLLKQEHGSLKQEHGSLKQEHALLNRSYTADKKELEQKGAQIIHLNQRIDQLRSDLARLEQEYRDTRAILKWPPAIVAFYLRALFNRFKGFLSRFPIFYRWTPWLFKKEKASVPPLIAVPIPKADDVPRKEEPLVQEKEEEQEFEKPTPEEDGAAAGSVVEERSLIMPAPRKIASSRSVLNTLKMGVILDTFSYACFDPECRMISFRPDNWRQVLEAEPPDFLFVESAWQGNGSWQTRIASYASPAGNELDELLQWCNTKDIPTVFWNKEDPPNFDRFINAAVKFD, from the coding sequence ATGACTGACACAGCTCATATCAATTCACCGGCTTATTGGGATCAGCGCTTTCAACAGGATTGGGCTGCCAATGGGGGCGAAGCCTATACGCGCGCCTACGCGGAACTTTGTCTTGAATTCCTTCCCGAGCATTTGCAGATGGAAATACGACGCGGCCATTTGCAAATCTGCGATTGGGGCTGTGCCGAAGGGGAGGCCGTCTCCTATTTCAGCCAACATTTTCCCGCTAATCTGGTTTGCGGCGTTGATGTATCCGAAACGGCGATTGCCAATGGGCGCCGCAAATTTCCCGAACTCAATTTCCAAGCACAAGATTGGTTGGCTCCGGATGCGGAACTGCCGTCTTTTGACGTCGTCTTCAGTTCCCACGTCTTGGAGCATTTTCCCCATCCCATGACTATCCTCAGCGAAGTGCTTGGCCGTGTCGCCACTAAAATGATCATCGTGCTCATGCCCTACGCGGAAGACCCTGCGAAGAAAGATCCCGAACACGCCTTCCGTTTTCTTGATACGAATTTACCCATGTACTGGGAAGGCTGGTCCTGCGCCTTCTTCCGTGTTTTTGATACGCGGACACGGCGCGGCCCGTGTTGGCGCGGCGAACAGACTCTGGTCGTCTACACGCGCGACGATTGGATGGACCGAAGCCTTATCGTGCCTGCCCTCAATGCATTTCGCGGGGACAGAGGCGTGTTGCAGGACGATAGGGATACGTGGCGGCGCCGTGCCGAAGATCAAGAAAAAGAATTGTTGCTCAGCGCCAAAAAATTGGAAGTCCAATTGCTCCACGATCAAAACTTCGTTCGCATTAATGAATCTTTGCGCAACCAACTTGCGGCAATACAACAGCAGCAGGCTACGGTAAAGCAAGAGCTTGTTTTATTAAAGCAAGAGCATGGCTCGTTAAAGCAAGAGCATGGCTCGTTAAAGCAAGAGCACGCCCTGTTAAATCGAAGCTATACGGCCGATAAAAAAGAATTAGAACAGAAGGGCGCACAAATCATTCATTTGAATCAACGCATTGATCAATTGCGCAGTGATCTGGCACGGCTGGAACAGGAATATCGGGATACCCGTGCTATCTTGAAATGGCCGCCTGCTATTGTCGCGTTTTATCTGCGCGCCTTGTTCAATCGTTTCAAAGGATTTCTTTCCCGCTTCCCCATTTTTTATCGTTGGACGCCTTGGCTTTTTAAGAAAGAAAAAGCCTCTGTACCTCCTCTGATCGCCGTGCCTATACCAAAGGCTGATGATGTGCCGCGTAAGGAAGAACCCCTTGTGCAGGAGAAAGAAGAGGAGCAAGAATTTGAAAAACCGACACCCGAAGAAGATGGGGCAGCGGCTGGCTCTGTTGTCGAAGAGCGCTCCTTAATCATGCCTGCACCCCGGAAGATCGCCTCTTCCCGTAGCGTTTTGAACACACTTAAAATGGGCGTTATTCTGGATACCTTTTCTTATGCCTGTTTTGATCCTGAGTGCAGGATGATTTCTTTTCGTCCCGACAACTGGCGTCAGGTGCTGGAGGCAGAGCCGCCCGATTTCCTCTTTGTCGAATCGGCTTGGCAAGGGAATGGCTCCTGGCAGACACGTATCGCTTCCTACGCCTCTCCCGCAGGAAATGAACTGGATGAGCTCTTGCAGTGGTGCAATACAAAAGATATTCCTACTGTCTTTTGGAATAAAGAGGATCCGCCCAACTTTGACCGTTTCATCAATGCTGCCGTCAAGTTCGATTAG
- a CDS encoding glycosyltransferase, translating into MEAYRQRCGHDRVASLPFAAQPTIHHPVLKETRQDRVCFAGTYYADCFPERRRHMENMLGGSIIFGLDIYDRMFRHEGSDKARFLFPEQFQPYIRGKLSYESMLDAYRKYRVFLNVNSVYDSPTMFARRVFELLACGTPLVSTPSKGMEQIFGALVPQVKTESETRAALQPLMDDDREWMRRSALGIRRIMDGHCYRHRLQTVAQTLGLDAGAKDRAEDCVLLLTAAQHPERTAHELASQNRPACAVYILNTGAEAEKQRAFLLARGIAASVTSLDQVIPCLSQEHPEASLALIHGAHSYGPSYLRDGMDALRYSNCGRSGLDSHFAAQEEGVVLLPGSEKPCFVRRRCLVATLFMRPGELNENVLTRSNREVYIEDDSPCFLRYPFEFIANAPEVLHEKAASVAFIPFDS; encoded by the coding sequence GTGGAAGCCTATAGACAACGCTGCGGCCATGATCGGGTTGCTTCTTTGCCTTTTGCGGCGCAGCCGACGATCCATCATCCCGTGTTGAAGGAAACGCGCCAAGATCGTGTTTGTTTTGCAGGCACCTACTACGCAGACTGCTTTCCCGAACGGCGGCGGCACATGGAAAATATGCTGGGCGGCAGCATCATTTTCGGACTGGATATTTATGACCGTATGTTCAGACACGAAGGTTCCGATAAAGCACGTTTTCTATTTCCCGAACAATTTCAACCCTATATCCGAGGAAAACTGTCTTACGAATCCATGTTAGATGCGTATCGGAAATATCGCGTTTTCCTAAACGTTAATTCTGTCTATGATTCGCCCACTATGTTCGCGCGGCGAGTCTTTGAATTGCTCGCCTGTGGTACGCCTCTCGTCTCCACACCCAGCAAAGGGATGGAGCAGATCTTTGGTGCTTTGGTGCCGCAGGTGAAGACAGAAAGCGAAACGCGGGCGGCCCTGCAGCCGCTCATGGATGATGATCGGGAGTGGATGCGCCGTTCCGCTCTTGGTATTCGTCGGATCATGGACGGTCATTGCTACCGTCACCGTTTGCAGACTGTGGCGCAGACGCTGGGACTGGATGCAGGCGCCAAGGATCGGGCGGAGGACTGTGTGCTCCTCTTGACGGCAGCCCAACATCCCGAACGGACGGCTCACGAATTAGCCTCGCAAAACCGACCTGCCTGTGCCGTTTATATCCTGAATACGGGGGCTGAAGCGGAGAAACAGCGTGCCTTCCTGCTTGCGCGAGGAATCGCCGCCTCCGTGACTTCCCTTGATCAGGTTATCCCTTGCCTGAGCCAAGAGCATCCTGAGGCTTCCCTAGCCCTTATACATGGGGCGCACAGCTATGGACCGTCCTATTTGCGCGACGGCATGGACGCGCTCCGCTATTCCAACTGTGGGCGCAGCGGATTAGACAGCCACTTCGCGGCACAAGAAGAGGGCGTAGTGCTGCTGCCCGGATCGGAAAAGCCCTGTTTTGTGCGCCGTCGCTGTTTAGTTGCCACGCTTTTCATGAGACCGGGAGAGCTCAATGAAAACGTGTTGACACGCAGCAACAGGGAGGTTTATATCGAAGACGACAGCCCCTGTTTTCTGCGTTATCCTTTTGAATTTATTGCGAATGCCCCGGAGGTTCTTCATGAAAAAGCCGCTTCAGTCGCTTTTATCCCGTTTGATTCCTAA